GGGGCGGCCGACGTGGTTGAGCACGAAGTTGCCGACGACAGCGTCGAACTCGCCGTCCTGATAAGGGAGTTCGGGCAGCACACCGGTCCGTGCATCGATCCCGCGAGCCCGTGCCGCCGCCACCATCCCGGCGTCGGCGTCCACCGCGCTCACCCGGGCCCCACGCGCCCGCGCCGCCACGGCCGCCGTACCGGTGCCGGTCCCGACGTCGAGGACCCGTGTCCCCGCCCCGACCCCGGCCGCGTCCAGCAGCGCCTGAACCGGGTGTGCGCACAGCCGCGCGAAACTCCCGGCGTAGGCCTCGGTACGGCCCTGCCACATCTCACGCTCGGCGGCGTCGAAGGCCACCGAGGCGTCCGTCTCCGGGGGCAGCGGCGGCGGCCGGAAAAGCCGGTCGGTGGGCTGCCCGTGCGCGTCCATGTACGGCGGTGTCGTGTTCTCGGGGGTCGTGTTCTCGGGTGTGGTCACCCACCTCACCCTGCCGCACCGACGATCGAGGGCACCCCCTCGGGTGCCCTCGATCCGGCCGACCGGACGCCGATGTCACATGGCCATGCCCGACATCGCCCGACAGGTCTCCATACAGCGACGACACGCCTCAGCACAGCGCATCATCTGAGGGTCGTCCGGCATGGCCATACACGCCTCGGCGCACATCTCGCAGGCCTTGGCGCACATCGCGCACATCTCCGCCGACATGGGTGAGCGGCGCATCATCATGTCCGCGCACATGCGGGTCATGTCGGCGCAGTCCATGAGCGCCCGCATGACCTGCATCTGCGCCTGGCCGCCAGCCTGCATGCAGGCGCTCATGGTCTCCTCGCACACGCTGTGGCACTCCATGCACGCCGCCACGCAGTCCTGCATCTCCTTGCTCATCACGGACATGCTCTCGGCCTGGGTCATGGCTCCTCCTGGGGGATGCGGGAACCCGGGACGGGTCCCGTGCCCTACCGTCCTACGCCTGTCCCGGACCGGGCGCCATCGGGCGGACAAGGAAGGTCCTCCACCTGATGCCGCCCTGGCGCTTGGCATGCAGCTGACACCCTTGGCGTCGGCGACCGCTACAGGGGTCACCGACGCTTACGCACATCGGCTGCCAAACGCTGAAGCCGACATAAGTGTTCACGCGACCCCATGCAACCGCACAGGTCCGGCATCGACACCGACAGGTCTCACCACG
This is a stretch of genomic DNA from Streptomyces sp. NBC_00285. It encodes these proteins:
- a CDS encoding four-helix bundle copper-binding protein, yielding MTQAESMSVMSKEMQDCVAACMECHSVCEETMSACMQAGGQAQMQVMRALMDCADMTRMCADMMMRRSPMSAEMCAMCAKACEMCAEACMAMPDDPQMMRCAEACRRCMETCRAMSGMAM